The following coding sequences are from one Sesamum indicum cultivar Zhongzhi No. 13 linkage group LG11, S_indicum_v1.0, whole genome shotgun sequence window:
- the LOC105173263 gene encoding RING-H2 finger protein ATL79-like: protein MDADTIDSTSVSSWSTLQEPPDLEQIMCISVGFLLVLAIICLFLRYVSSYPLSPPMQSNDDRDWHTSAGTTRPVKARKFDRDLEAAAHIPVSILGLSDFGGEICAICLGEFVCGEAVKILPRCKHMFHDDCIDAWLPIRSLNCPVCRDRIIDDEQDVEIKR, encoded by the coding sequence ATGGACGCTGATACTATAGACTCAACATCGGTATCGAGCTGGTCGACGCTGCAAGAACCGCCGGACCTGGAGCAAATTATGTGCATTTCTGTCGGGTTTCTACTAGTACTGGCAATCATATGCTTGTTCCTTAGATATGTATCGTCGTACCCGTTGTCTCCACCAATGCAATCTAACGATGATCGTGATTGGCATACGTCAGCAGGCACGACACGACCGGTTAAGGCCCGAAAATTTGATCGGGATTTAGAGGCTGCTGCTCATATTCCAGTGAGCATATTAGGATTGTCTGATTTTGGTGGAGAAATTTGTGCGATATGTTTGGGTGAGTTTGTGTGTGGAGAGGCTGTCAAGATTCTTCCGAGGTGTAAGCATATGTTTCACGACGATTGCATCGATGCGTGGTTGCCGATTCGCTCGTTGAACTGTCCGGTG